From Paraburkholderia flava, a single genomic window includes:
- the metH gene encoding methionine synthase, translating into MTDHTLRLSGLEPFNVTSGTLFINVGERTNVTGSKAFARMILNSQFDEALAVARQQVENGAQVIDINMDEAMLDSKAAMVRFLNLIASEPDISRVPVMIDSSKWEVIEAGLKCVQGKAIVNSISLKEGEDAFRHHAKLIRRYGAAAVVMAFDEKGQADTYERKTQICKRSYDFLVNEVGFPPEDIIFDPNIFAIATGIEEHNNYAVDFINATRWIKENLPHAKISGGVSNVSFSFRGNDPVREAIHTVFLYYAIQAGMDMGIVNAGQLGVYADLNPELRERVEDVVLNRRPDATDRLLEIADQFKTGAAKKEENLEWRNQPVEKRLAHALVHGITNFIVEDTEEVRAKIDAAGGRPINVIEGPLMDGMNIVGDLFGQGKMFLPQVVKSARVMKQAVAHLIPFIEEEKRLLAEAGGDVRAKGKIVIATVKGDVHDIGKNIVTVVLQCNNFEVVNMGVMVPCNEILARAKVEGADIVGLSGLITPSLEEMAYVASEMQRDEYFRIKKIPLLIGGATTSRVHTAVKIAPHYEGPVVYVADASRSVSVASSLLSDEGAAKYLDELKSDYDRIRHQHANKKAQPMVTLAEARANRAKLDWASYQPVKPKFIGRRVFKNYDLNELANYIDWGPFFQTWDLAGPYPAILNDEIVGESARRVFSDAKSMLARLIQGRWLTANGVIALLPANTVNDDDIEIYTDESRTEVALTWRNLRQQSVRPVVDGVMRPNRSLADFIAPKDSGVADYIGMFAVTAGLGVDVKEKQFEKDHDDYSSIMLKALADRFAEAFAEAIHARVRRDLWGYAAAESLSNDDMIDEKYRGIRPAPGYPACPDHLVKRDMFDVLQAGEIGMSVTESLAMLPAASVSGFYLAHPDSTYFSVGKIAQDQVEDFAQRMSLSKKDAERALAPLL; encoded by the coding sequence ATGACCGATCACACCCTGCGCCTTTCCGGCCTCGAGCCGTTCAACGTTACGTCCGGCACGCTCTTCATCAACGTCGGCGAACGGACCAACGTCACCGGCTCGAAAGCGTTCGCACGGATGATCCTGAACAGCCAGTTCGACGAAGCGCTCGCGGTCGCGCGGCAGCAGGTCGAGAACGGCGCGCAGGTGATCGACATCAACATGGACGAGGCGATGCTCGATTCGAAGGCGGCGATGGTCCGCTTCCTGAATCTGATCGCATCGGAGCCGGACATCTCGCGGGTGCCGGTGATGATCGACTCGTCGAAGTGGGAAGTGATCGAAGCCGGTCTGAAGTGCGTGCAGGGCAAGGCGATCGTCAACTCGATCTCGCTGAAGGAAGGCGAGGACGCGTTCCGTCACCACGCGAAGCTGATTCGCCGCTATGGTGCGGCCGCCGTCGTGATGGCCTTCGACGAGAAAGGCCAGGCCGACACCTACGAGCGCAAGACACAGATCTGCAAGCGCTCGTACGACTTCCTCGTCAACGAAGTCGGCTTTCCGCCGGAAGACATCATCTTCGATCCGAACATTTTCGCGATTGCGACCGGCATCGAAGAGCACAACAACTACGCAGTCGACTTCATCAACGCGACCCGCTGGATCAAGGAAAACCTGCCGCACGCGAAGATCAGCGGCGGTGTGTCGAATGTGTCGTTCTCGTTTCGCGGCAACGATCCGGTGCGCGAGGCAATCCACACCGTGTTCCTGTACTACGCGATCCAGGCCGGCATGGACATGGGCATCGTCAACGCGGGTCAGCTGGGCGTCTACGCGGACCTGAACCCGGAACTGCGCGAGCGCGTCGAGGACGTCGTGCTGAACCGCCGCCCCGACGCAACCGACCGGCTGCTCGAAATCGCCGACCAGTTCAAGACGGGCGCCGCGAAGAAGGAAGAAAACCTCGAGTGGCGCAACCAGCCGGTCGAGAAACGCCTCGCGCATGCGCTCGTACACGGCATCACGAACTTCATCGTCGAGGATACCGAAGAAGTCCGCGCGAAAATCGACGCAGCGGGCGGCCGGCCGATCAACGTGATCGAAGGGCCGTTGATGGACGGCATGAACATCGTCGGCGACCTGTTCGGCCAGGGCAAGATGTTCCTGCCGCAGGTCGTGAAGTCCGCGCGCGTGATGAAGCAGGCGGTCGCGCATCTGATCCCATTCATCGAAGAAGAAAAGCGCCTGCTCGCCGAAGCGGGCGGCGACGTGCGCGCGAAAGGCAAGATCGTCATCGCGACCGTGAAGGGCGACGTGCACGATATCGGCAAGAACATCGTGACGGTCGTGCTCCAGTGCAATAACTTCGAAGTGGTCAACATGGGCGTGATGGTCCCGTGCAACGAGATCCTCGCGAGGGCGAAGGTCGAGGGCGCGGACATCGTCGGGCTGTCGGGGCTGATTACGCCGAGCCTTGAGGAAATGGCCTACGTCGCGTCCGAAATGCAGCGCGACGAGTACTTCCGGATCAAGAAGATTCCGCTGCTGATCGGCGGTGCGACCACGTCGCGCGTGCATACCGCCGTGAAGATCGCGCCGCATTACGAAGGGCCGGTCGTGTACGTGGCGGACGCGTCGCGTTCGGTATCGGTCGCATCGAGCCTGCTGTCCGACGAAGGCGCAGCGAAGTATCTCGACGAGCTGAAGTCCGACTACGATCGCATCCGCCACCAGCACGCGAACAAGAAAGCGCAACCGATGGTCACGCTCGCCGAAGCGCGTGCGAACCGCGCGAAGCTCGACTGGGCGAGCTATCAGCCGGTGAAGCCGAAGTTTATCGGCCGGCGTGTGTTCAAGAACTACGATCTGAACGAACTCGCGAACTACATCGACTGGGGGCCGTTCTTCCAGACATGGGATCTCGCGGGTCCGTATCCGGCGATCCTCAACGACGAGATCGTCGGCGAATCGGCGCGGCGCGTGTTCTCCGATGCGAAGTCGATGCTCGCCCGGTTGATTCAAGGCCGCTGGCTCACCGCGAACGGCGTGATCGCGCTGCTGCCCGCGAACACCGTGAACGACGACGACATCGAAATCTACACCGACGAATCGCGCACCGAAGTCGCGCTCACGTGGCGCAACCTGCGTCAGCAGAGCGTGCGTCCGGTGGTCGACGGCGTGATGCGGCCGAACCGCTCGCTGGCCGACTTTATCGCGCCGAAAGACTCGGGCGTCGCCGATTACATCGGCATGTTCGCGGTGACGGCGGGCCTCGGCGTCGACGTGAAGGAAAAGCAGTTCGAGAAGGATCACGATGACTACAGCTCGATCATGCTGAAAGCACTCGCCGACCGCTTCGCCGAAGCGTTCGCCGAAGCGATACACGCGCGCGTGCGACGCGACCTGTGGGGCTATGCGGCCGCCGAGTCGCTGTCGAACGACGACATGATCGACGAGAAATATCGCGGCATCCGTCCGGCGCCGGGCTATCCGGCGTGCCCGGACCACCTCGTGAAGCGCGACATGTTCGACGTGCTGCAGGCGGGCGAGATCGGCATGAGCGTCACCGAATCGCTCGCGATGCTGCCGGCCGCGAGCGTGTCCGGTTTCTATCTCGCGCATCCGGACAGCACGTATTTCTCGGTCGGCAAGATCGCGCAGGATCAGGTGGAAGACTTCGCACAACGGATGTCGCTGTCGAAGAAGGATGCGGAGCGTGCGCTCGCGCCGCTGCTGTAG
- a CDS encoding acid-shock protein: MKKLTLVLTALSLAAGSSLALAQPAAPNASSAVSSYSPPTQKHVKKAKKKKVKKGASAPAASAPAATPEAASQ, translated from the coding sequence ATGAAGAAGCTGACGCTGGTACTTACCGCGCTGTCGCTTGCGGCGGGATCGTCGCTCGCGCTTGCGCAGCCTGCCGCCCCCAACGCATCGAGCGCGGTCAGTTCGTACTCGCCGCCCACGCAGAAGCACGTGAAGAAGGCGAAGAAGAAAAAGGTGAAGAAGGGTGCATCGGCGCCTGCCGCGTCGGCGCCGGCCGCAACGCCGGAAGCTGCAAGCCAGTAA
- a CDS encoding DUF3567 domain-containing protein translates to MQMIYNSPNYCVVEFPPEDGHLAMRSGGYEIVDKNMQREIYIDGAMAARFREHVQKLIKEEPSLDEVDEFLGQFDSLMNQPVVLH, encoded by the coding sequence ATGCAAATGATCTACAACAGCCCTAACTACTGTGTTGTCGAGTTCCCGCCGGAAGACGGTCATCTCGCGATGAGGTCCGGTGGCTATGAGATCGTCGATAAAAACATGCAACGCGAAATCTATATCGATGGCGCAATGGCGGCGCGTTTCCGCGAGCACGTGCAGAAGCTGATCAAGGAAGAACCTTCGCTCGACGAGGTCGACGAATTCCTCGGTCAATTCGACAGTCTGATGAATCAACCTGTCGTGCTTCACTGA
- a CDS encoding homocysteine S-methyltransferase family protein: MNQPATSAVSARPGAPATAYTRGTALPALLASRILILDGAMGTMIQRYKLDEAAYRGERFKDFGRDIKGNNELLSITQPQVIREIHDQYLAAGADILETNTFGATTVAQADYGMENLAVEMNFESAKLARAACDKYSTPDKPRFVAGAIGPTPKTASISPDVNDPAARNVTFDELRAAYYEQAKALLDGGVDLFLVETIFDTLNAKAALFALDELFDDTGECLPIMISGTVTDASGRILSGQTVEAFWNSLRHARPLTFGLNCALGAALMRPYIAELSKLCDTYVSCYPNAGLPNPMSDTGFDETPADTSSLLKEFAQAGLVNIAGGCCGTTPEHIAAIAKALADIKPRRWPNHYRDAA, from the coding sequence ATGAACCAGCCCGCTACTTCAGCTGTCTCCGCCCGTCCGGGCGCGCCCGCCACGGCCTACACGCGCGGCACGGCGCTGCCCGCGCTGCTCGCGTCGCGCATCCTGATTCTCGACGGCGCGATGGGCACGATGATCCAGCGCTACAAGCTCGACGAAGCGGCGTATCGCGGCGAGCGCTTCAAGGACTTCGGGCGCGACATCAAGGGCAACAATGAACTGTTGTCGATCACGCAACCGCAGGTGATCCGCGAGATTCACGATCAGTACCTGGCGGCCGGCGCCGACATTCTCGAAACCAACACGTTCGGCGCGACCACGGTCGCGCAGGCCGACTACGGGATGGAAAATCTCGCGGTCGAGATGAACTTCGAATCCGCGAAGCTCGCGCGCGCTGCATGCGACAAGTACTCGACGCCCGACAAGCCGCGCTTCGTCGCCGGCGCGATCGGACCGACGCCGAAGACCGCAAGCATCTCGCCGGACGTCAACGATCCCGCCGCGCGCAACGTCACGTTCGACGAACTGCGCGCGGCCTACTACGAGCAGGCGAAGGCGCTGCTCGACGGCGGTGTCGATCTGTTTCTCGTCGAAACGATCTTCGACACGCTGAACGCGAAGGCCGCGCTGTTCGCACTCGACGAACTCTTCGACGACACCGGCGAGTGTCTGCCGATCATGATCTCGGGCACCGTCACCGATGCATCGGGCCGCATCCTCTCGGGCCAGACCGTCGAAGCATTCTGGAATTCGCTGCGCCACGCGCGGCCGCTCACATTCGGTCTGAACTGTGCGCTCGGTGCAGCGTTGATGCGTCCGTACATCGCCGAGCTGTCGAAGCTGTGCGACACGTACGTGTCGTGCTATCCGAATGCGGGTCTGCCGAATCCGATGAGCGACACCGGCTTCGACGAAACGCCGGCAGATACTTCTAGCCTGCTGAAAGAGTTCGCGCAGGCCGGCCTCGTGAACATCGCGGGCGGCTGCTGCGGTACGACGCCGGAGCACATCGCCGCGATCGCGAAGGCGCTCGCCGACATCAAGCCGCGCCGCTGGCCGAACCACTACCGCGACGCCGCGTAA
- a CDS encoding DUF1840 domain-containing protein yields the protein MLVTFKCRSAPDVTMLENLAQYLVGIVGKPLGERGVIAHDELDSAITKLEAAIVTDKRERAEHDGHFHEGEEGHEHHEIPIGLAQRAFPFLDMLRLAQKENTDVLWGV from the coding sequence ATGCTGGTTACTTTCAAATGCCGCTCCGCACCGGATGTCACGATGCTGGAGAATCTCGCGCAGTATCTGGTCGGGATCGTCGGCAAGCCGCTCGGCGAACGCGGCGTCATCGCGCATGACGAACTCGACAGTGCGATCACGAAGCTCGAGGCCGCCATCGTCACCGACAAGCGCGAGCGCGCCGAACACGACGGTCACTTCCACGAAGGCGAAGAAGGCCACGAGCATCACGAGATTCCGATCGGCCTCGCGCAACGCGCGTTCCCGTTCCTCGACATGCTGCGCCTCGCGCAGAAGGAAAACACCGACGTGCTGTGGGGTGTTTGA